A region of Siniperca chuatsi isolate FFG_IHB_CAS linkage group LG23, ASM2008510v1, whole genome shotgun sequence DNA encodes the following proteins:
- the chrm2a gene encoding muscarinic acetylcholine receptor M2a: MDVFNFTYSNASEGNDTEAVEESKSAYKTVEVVFIVLVAGSLSLVTVIGNILVMLSIKVNRNLQTVNNYFLFSLACADLIIGLCSMNLYTVYIVIGYWPLGPVVCDLWLALDYVVSNASVMNLLIISFDRYFCVTKPLSYPVKRTTKMAGMMIAAAWVLSFILWAPAILFWQFIVGGRTVPEKECYIQFFSNAAVTFGTAIAAFYLPVIIMIQLYWQISRASKSRVKKDNRKPSAANPEPLSPGQRRNNTPKPNNNNIPGEDTGRSQSQNADDGANQHDGKLQNGKGPSSTTAEGEPEGDDVARENCAPGEEKESSNDSTSGSVAASNQRDEEAAPSAANSSIETSQPLPRQRAKAGGSKLTCIKIKTKSPKGDCYTPSNATVEIVPASERQNHMARKIVKMTKQPPTKKKKVPPSREKKVTRTIMAILVAFVATWTPYNVMVLINTFCSSCIPNTVWTIGYWLCYINSTINPACYALCNATFKKTFKHLLLCQYKNIRSAR; encoded by the coding sequence ATGGATGTATTTAATTTCACCTACTCGAATGCCTCTGAAGGCAATGACACAGAAGCTGTGGAAGAGAGCAAAAGCGCCTACAAGACTGTGGAGGTGGTGTTCATTGTGTTGGTGGCCGGTTCCCTCAGTTTGGTTACAGTTATTGGAAATATCCTGGTCATGCTTTCCATCAAAGTTAATAGGAACTTACAGACTGTCAACAACTATTTTTTATTCAGCCTTGCATGTGCTGACCTAATTATTGGACTGTGCTCTATGAACTTGTACACAGTCTACATAGTAATAGGGTACTGGCCCCTGGGGCCGGTGGTGTGTGACCTGTGGTTAGCCTTGGACTATGTTGTCAGCAATGCGTCTGTCATGAATCTTCTCATCATAAGCTTTGACAGATATTTCTGTGTCACCAAGCCTCTCAGCTACCCTGTCAAAAGGACCACCAAGATGGCAGGAATGATGATTGCTGCAGCCTGGGTCCTGTCTTTCATACTCTGGGCACCAGCCATTCTCTTCTGGCAGTTCATTGTTGGTGGGCGGACAGTACCTGAAAAGGAGTGCTACATTCAGTTCTTCTCTAATGCCGCAGTCACTTTTGGCACCGCCATCGCTGCCTTTTACCTACCTGTCATCATCATGATTCAGCTATACTGGCAGATCTCCAGAGCAAGCAAGAGCCGTGTGAAGAAGGATAACCGCAAGCCATCAGCAGCCAATCCAGAGCCCCTGTCGCCTGGCCAGAGGAGGAACAACACACCAAAACCCAACAATAACAACATACCAGGGGAAGACACAGGGCGTTCCCAGAGCCAGAATGCTGATGATGGAGCTAACCAGCATGATGGAAAACTGCAAAATGGCAAAGGACCTTCCTCGACCACTGCTGAGGGAGAACCCGAAGGTGACGATGTGGCAAGGGAGAACTGCGCTCctggagaagagaaggagagctCCAATGATTCAACATCAGGCAGTGTGGCTGCGTCCAATCAGAGGGATGAGGAGGCAGCACCCTCTGCCGCTAACTCAAGCATAGAGACAAGCCAGCCACTCCCACGTCAGCGAGCCAAGGCAGGGGGCTCCAAGCTGACCTGCATCAAGATCAAGACAAAATCACCCAAGGGTGACTGCTACACACCATCCAACGCCACTGTTGAGATCGTCCCAGCCTCAGAGCGGCAGAATCACATGGCACGGAAGATTGTGAAGATGACAAAGCAACCTCCcaccaagaagaagaaagtgcCGCCATCACGGGAGAAAAAAGTGACCCGCACTATAATGGCCATCCTGGTAGCTTTTGTAGCCACCTGGACTCCATATAATGTGATGGTGCTTATTAACACCTTCTGCTCCAGCTGCATCCCTAACACAGTGTGGACTATTGGCTACTGGCTGTGCTACATCAACAGCACCATCAACCCGGCCTGCTATGCTCTGTGCAATGccacatttaaaaagacattcaaACATCTTCTCCTCTGCCAGTATAAAAATATTAGGTCAGCCAGATAA